The following coding sequences are from one Formosa haliotis window:
- a CDS encoding SusC/RagA family TonB-linked outer membrane protein — protein sequence MKQKLKLWRNKFILVCSFLLLTMTNAYAQSSISGKVLDENGIPLPGVAILIKGTNNGTVTDFDGLYTLNANSGNVLVYSYLGYKTKEVTFNTQTVLNVSLEPDAQGLDEVVVVGYGTQKKKEVTGAVAVVTSETITRAPVADLGESIQGQVAGVNVQSSSGRPGEAANIQIRGLGSVSSGALGPLYVVDGIPFQGDPNIPTEQIEKVDILKDGAAAAVYGTRASNGVILITTKKGSTGNLTVDFSTYGGVQNITSGTPLMNTQQQMYAEKVKLEALGRDPLIFFFNPDALDYDSDFVGDVQNNNAGIQNYNLGISGGTENVTLNFSANYFNQDGILINSGFDRLSTRLNGQFKKGKFRAFASVALQQENREQEPWALYEYAIAQTPWQPALSQIQGTGADNSVTIPVRNAIQYSYLSSQLQNDDDRVVNSSNLAVNLEYEFIEGLSYQLNIGRNTYDYRRKFFRPQYLVYDYQGDFNPTASREDAQLNEDFLFTERRVLENLFKYNKSFGKHNLNLLGVLSFEKYTSKQVSTGVIGLLSNDTPVLGAGNEALKPSSYDLVNTLTGKLFRVQYNYDERYLFSASYRRDGSSNFSESNRYGDFLGFSAGWNISEESFFNVDAINSLKLRASWAEVGNQNIPAYSFTAQIESGVNYPFGPNEEISNGAIQRRYSDPNIKWETSISKNIGLDLGMFNNRLNFTADFYQTDKEDMLIQERLPASSGTYHPRALGTYDVRVTNAGNMVNKGMELALSYRGETSGGLKYNLAGTFTKNVNEVTDLNGVERGYGNGRPVVSLGENVDYTTFLAEGYEAGAFFLVQHAGIIKTQEELDEYRKIEASSQMGDMMYIDQNNDGKIDENDRVYSGSGQADFEAGFNLNLDYKGFDFYVQTYYSQGAKIYNGARLYAYTQGRHNEQYYMWSPQNANSDVPTFRENAFDNSIRARSDYFLEDGSYLRIRNITFGYTIPTLDTKVISNARIYFTAMNPFTFTNYNGYDPEVGGDGIFTRGVDRGNYPVSRRFIIGMQLKF from the coding sequence ATGAAACAAAAACTAAAACTATGGAGGAACAAGTTTATACTCGTTTGTTCTTTCTTGCTATTAACTATGACTAATGCATATGCTCAAAGCAGCATTAGTGGAAAAGTATTAGACGAAAATGGCATTCCGCTACCGGGTGTTGCCATATTAATTAAGGGTACAAATAATGGAACGGTTACAGACTTCGATGGCCTTTATACTTTAAACGCTAATTCTGGGAATGTTCTTGTATATTCATATTTAGGATACAAAACAAAAGAGGTAACATTTAATACTCAAACCGTTTTAAATGTTAGTTTAGAACCAGATGCCCAAGGTCTTGATGAAGTTGTAGTAGTTGGTTATGGTACACAAAAGAAAAAGGAAGTTACAGGAGCTGTAGCGGTGGTAACTTCAGAAACTATTACGAGAGCACCTGTTGCCGATTTAGGAGAATCCATTCAAGGTCAAGTTGCAGGGGTTAATGTACAATCTAGTAGTGGTAGACCAGGAGAAGCCGCTAATATTCAAATTAGAGGTTTAGGATCTGTGAGTTCTGGTGCTCTAGGGCCTCTATATGTAGTAGATGGTATTCCATTTCAAGGCGATCCAAATATTCCAACCGAGCAAATTGAAAAAGTAGATATTCTTAAAGATGGTGCAGCTGCCGCGGTATACGGTACAAGAGCATCTAATGGTGTTATTTTAATAACCACTAAAAAAGGATCTACTGGAAATTTAACCGTAGATTTTAGTACCTATGGAGGTGTGCAAAATATTACATCGGGTACACCATTAATGAATACGCAACAACAAATGTATGCTGAAAAGGTAAAACTAGAAGCGTTAGGGAGAGATCCTTTAATCTTTTTCTTTAATCCAGACGCTTTAGATTATGACAGTGATTTTGTTGGCGATGTTCAGAATAACAATGCTGGGATTCAAAATTATAATTTAGGTATTTCTGGAGGAACAGAAAATGTAACCTTGAATTTTAGTGCCAATTACTTTAATCAGGATGGAATCTTAATTAATTCTGGTTTCGATCGTTTAAGCACGCGTTTAAACGGACAATTCAAAAAAGGAAAATTTAGAGCCTTTGCAAGTGTAGCACTGCAACAAGAAAATAGAGAACAAGAACCTTGGGCATTGTATGAATATGCTATCGCTCAGACTCCTTGGCAACCAGCACTTAGCCAAATTCAAGGTACAGGTGCAGATAACTCGGTTACAATTCCTGTAAGAAATGCAATTCAATACAGTTACCTATCTAGTCAGTTACAAAATGACGATGATCGCGTGGTTAATAGTTCGAACTTAGCAGTTAATTTAGAATATGAATTTATTGAAGGATTAAGTTATCAATTAAACATTGGTCGTAACACTTACGATTATAGAAGAAAATTCTTTAGACCCCAATATTTAGTTTACGATTATCAGGGAGACTTTAACCCAACAGCTTCTAGAGAAGATGCTCAATTAAATGAAGATTTTCTTTTCACAGAACGTCGTGTTTTAGAAAACTTATTTAAGTACAACAAAAGTTTCGGTAAGCATAACTTAAACTTATTAGGGGTTTTATCGTTCGAAAAATATACTTCGAAACAAGTAAGTACCGGTGTTATTGGGTTGTTAAGTAATGATACGCCGGTGTTAGGAGCAGGAAATGAAGCCTTGAAACCTAGTAGTTATGATTTAGTAAATACACTAACTGGAAAATTATTTAGAGTACAATATAACTATGACGAGCGGTATTTATTCTCTGCAAGTTACAGACGTGATGGATCTTCAAATTTTAGTGAAAGTAATCGTTATGGTGATTTCTTAGGATTTTCTGCAGGTTGGAATATTAGTGAAGAATCTTTCTTTAATGTCGATGCCATTAACAGTTTAAAACTAAGAGCGAGTTGGGCTGAAGTTGGAAACCAAAACATTCCAGCATATTCATTTACAGCGCAAATAGAAAGTGGGGTAAACTATCCGTTTGGTCCTAATGAAGAAATAAGTAACGGTGCTATTCAAAGACGGTATTCCGATCCTAATATTAAATGGGAAACCAGTATTTCTAAAAACATTGGTCTTGATTTAGGGATGTTTAATAATCGCTTAAACTTTACCGCAGATTTTTATCAGACAGATAAAGAGGATATGTTAATTCAAGAACGTTTACCTGCATCTTCTGGAACTTATCACCCAAGAGCCTTAGGTACCTACGATGTACGTGTTACAAACGCGGGGAATATGGTGAATAAAGGTATGGAATTAGCCTTGTCTTATAGAGGTGAAACTTCGGGAGGTTTAAAATATAACTTGGCGGGTACCTTTACTAAAAATGTGAACGAAGTAACCGATCTTAATGGTGTAGAGCGTGGCTATGGAAATGGTAGACCTGTAGTGTCTTTAGGAGAAAACGTTGATTATACTACGTTCTTAGCTGAAGGTTACGAAGCTGGTGCATTTTTCTTAGTACAGCATGCAGGTATTATTAAAACACAAGAAGAATTAGACGAATACAGAAAAATTGAAGCGAGTTCTCAAATGGGAGATATGATGTATATCGATCAAAACAACGATGGTAAAATAGATGAAAACGACCGTGTATATTCCGGATCTGGACAAGCCGATTTTGAAGCAGGTTTTAATTTAAATCTAGATTATAAAGGATTCGATTTTTACGTACAAACGTATTATTCTCAAGGTGCCAAAATTTATAATGGAGCACGTTTATACGCCTATACTCAAGGTCGTCATAATGAGCAATACTATATGTGGTCGCCACAAAATGCAAATTCAGATGTTCCAACATTTAGAGAAAATGCATTTGATAATAGTATTAGAGCGCGTTCAGACTATTTCTTAGAAGACGGTTCTTATTTAAGAATCCGAAATATAACCTTCGGATATACCATTCCAACGCTAGATACCAAAGTCATTAGTAACGCTAGAATTTATTTTACAGCAATGAATCCATTTACATTTACCAATTATAATGGATACGATCCAGAAGTAGGAGGAGATGGAATATTCACACGTGGTGTTGACCGTGGAAACTATCCGGTATCACGTAGATTTATTATCGGAATGCAATTAAAATTCTAA
- a CDS encoding glycoside hydrolase family 117 protein: MKKENTSEEPKAPTAEQIDFLGITDVNHLSAASKRALQWPTDLGNDWFIEFSQLQPLKGDLAYEEGVVRRDPSAMIKHDGKYYVWYSKSTGKTDGFAGDIENDKVFPWDRCDIWYATSEDGWTWKEEGMAVPRGEKGSYDDRSVFTVEIMEHEGMYYLCYQTVKSPYNVRVKNQVGLAWSNSPDGPWTKSEEPILSPADNGVWKGTEQNRFLVEKKGDFDSHKVHDPCIIPYKGKFYLYYKGEQMGEAITFGGRQIRHGVAIADNPKGPYVKSPYNPISNSGHEICVWPYNGGIASLITTDGPEKNTIQWAEDGINFEIMSVIPGVNAHAIGLNRTADVEKEPTEILRWGLSHIYNSYDYQSIMRFESHRKTTHVAKGESSSK; encoded by the coding sequence ATGAAAAAGGAAAATACTTCTGAGGAGCCTAAAGCGCCTACCGCAGAACAAATTGATTTTTTAGGAATAACCGATGTCAACCATTTAAGCGCAGCATCAAAAAGAGCCTTACAATGGCCAACCGATTTAGGGAATGACTGGTTTATAGAGTTTTCACAACTTCAACCTTTAAAAGGAGATTTGGCGTATGAAGAAGGTGTTGTACGTCGTGACCCAAGTGCAATGATTAAGCACGACGGGAAATATTATGTTTGGTATTCAAAATCTACAGGAAAAACCGATGGTTTTGCTGGCGATATTGAAAATGATAAGGTATTCCCGTGGGATCGTTGCGATATTTGGTATGCCACTTCAGAAGATGGTTGGACATGGAAAGAAGAAGGCATGGCTGTGCCTAGAGGAGAGAAAGGAAGTTATGATGATCGTTCGGTGTTTACTGTGGAAATTATGGAACATGAAGGCATGTACTATTTATGTTACCAGACTGTGAAATCACCTTATAATGTTCGTGTTAAAAATCAAGTAGGTTTAGCATGGTCGAATTCGCCAGATGGGCCTTGGACAAAAAGTGAAGAACCAATTTTAAGTCCAGCAGATAATGGGGTTTGGAAAGGAACTGAACAAAACAGATTCTTAGTAGAGAAAAAAGGAGATTTCGATAGCCATAAAGTACACGATCCTTGCATTATTCCTTATAAAGGGAAATTCTACTTGTATTATAAAGGTGAACAAATGGGTGAAGCGATTACTTTTGGTGGACGTCAAATTCGTCATGGTGTAGCTATTGCCGATAATCCTAAAGGGCCTTATGTAAAATCGCCGTATAACCCAATTAGTAATAGCGGACATGAAATTTGTGTATGGCCGTATAATGGCGGGATTGCATCGTTAATAACTACTGATGGTCCAGAGAAAAATACCATACAATGGGCGGAAGACGGTATAAACTTCGAAATTATGTCGGTGATTCCAGGAGTGAATGCCCACGCCATTGGTTTAAATAGAACTGCAGATGTAGAAAAAGAACCAACCGAAATTTTACGTTGGGGCTTGTCTCATATTTATAACTCTTACGATTATCAAAGCATTATGCGTTTTGAGTCGCATAGAAAAACAACTCACGTAGCTAAAGGAGAGAGTAGTAGTAAATAG
- a CDS encoding L-rhamnose/proton symporter RhaT — translation MGILLAITAGIMLGFWAMPEKYIKNYAFENAWGLCYLFMLWVIPFVVAFSMINNFSQVLTDVGAPVLLKMLIPGFLWGVGMMLWGKAINYIGMSLGFSIFIGTIIVVGSLLPWGLSGLPQLEEGGLDKGKIITILIGISIILVGIIFNGRAGILRSVAEKTEDNKAEGNMLTGIIIAVVGGILCTGFNVALEITHDGEVAKNIIGNTVVAHENEPWLSSVASMFIVYVSGGVFVVPYFIIMLSKRKLWSSFKVPEAGKNISMAGIMAALNFAASIVFAYSSFVLGHEGGSIGYAIFNTLSVVTAVTAGVLTKEWVAAPKTAKTSLYIGLAAMITGVLVIAFL, via the coding sequence ATGGGAATATTATTAGCGATTACCGCGGGCATTATGCTCGGCTTTTGGGCCATGCCCGAAAAATACATAAAAAACTATGCCTTCGAAAATGCATGGGGTTTATGTTACTTATTTATGTTATGGGTGATACCATTTGTGGTAGCCTTTTCTATGATTAATAACTTTAGTCAAGTGCTAACCGATGTTGGAGCTCCAGTACTCCTAAAAATGTTAATTCCAGGATTCTTATGGGGTGTAGGTATGATGCTTTGGGGAAAGGCCATCAACTATATCGGGATGTCTTTAGGATTCTCTATTTTTATTGGTACCATAATCGTTGTGGGCTCTTTATTACCTTGGGGTTTATCTGGATTACCACAATTAGAAGAAGGCGGGTTAGATAAGGGAAAAATTATTACCATTTTAATAGGAATTTCTATTATTTTGGTAGGAATTATTTTTAACGGTCGAGCAGGTATTTTACGTTCTGTGGCTGAAAAAACAGAAGATAATAAGGCCGAAGGCAATATGCTAACAGGAATAATTATTGCTGTTGTAGGCGGTATTTTATGTACAGGATTTAATGTGGCTTTAGAAATTACTCATGATGGAGAAGTTGCAAAAAACATTATAGGAAATACTGTTGTAGCTCATGAAAACGAACCTTGGTTATCTTCGGTGGCTTCTATGTTTATTGTGTATGTTTCTGGTGGTGTATTTGTAGTGCCATATTTCATAATTATGTTGTCTAAAAGGAAATTATGGAGCAGTTTTAAGGTGCCTGAAGCAGGTAAAAATATTTCGATGGCGGGTATCATGGCAGCTTTAAATTTTGCTGCTTCTATAGTGTTTGCGTATTCTTCTTTTGTTTTAGGTCATGAAGGTGGCTCTATAGGATACGCTATTTTTAATACGTTATCTGTAGTAACAGCAGTGACTGCAGGTGTTCTTACAAAAGAATGGGTTGCTGCACCGAAAACGGCTAAAACGTCATTATATATTGGTTTGGCAGCAATGATTACAGGTGTTTTGGTAATAGCTTTTTTATAA